In Methanosarcina siciliae T4/M, one genomic interval encodes:
- a CDS encoding cation diffusion facilitator family transporter: MKAEKNMNKPRNISYAGLFFSLALTLFKLFAGLLGHSTALLADAVRSFSELINELVKLLDLSIAGKPEDWSHNYGHGKIITLFKGAGACMLLFAGIQSASLASGELLMFIQGRETEAPEIFALSAAAFSLVSKEIAPLFSKRAREQAEEISSGIGSYIGNSHFRSLFLSCFITLGIGCTFLPGKYWVVTDSLIAVLLSLYILGSSGRLLYGTANELIEASLDEENNRKIREIINRTEGVMGSGELKTRRIGNGIAINACITVNSSLNIQEVADIADLVEERLKKTYGEGIYTLVKAEPAPERSCPFQKKLRVFEEGRNKIIV, from the coding sequence ATGAAAGCGGAAAAAAATATGAATAAACCCCGGAACATCTCGTATGCAGGACTCTTTTTCAGTCTTGCACTGACTCTTTTTAAATTATTTGCAGGACTGCTGGGACACAGTACGGCACTTCTTGCGGATGCGGTCCGTTCTTTTTCAGAGCTAATTAATGAGCTCGTAAAACTTCTTGACCTTTCTATTGCCGGTAAACCCGAAGATTGGAGCCATAATTACGGACATGGAAAAATCATAACCCTCTTTAAGGGAGCGGGAGCATGTATGCTCTTGTTTGCAGGCATCCAGTCAGCAAGTCTGGCCTCAGGAGAACTGCTTATGTTTATTCAGGGAAGAGAGACAGAAGCTCCTGAAATATTTGCGCTCTCAGCAGCCGCTTTCTCCCTTGTATCAAAAGAAATCGCTCCTCTTTTCAGCAAGCGAGCCAGGGAACAAGCGGAGGAAATTTCATCGGGAATCGGTTCTTATATCGGGAACTCTCACTTCAGAAGTTTATTCCTTTCCTGTTTTATTACTCTCGGGATAGGATGTACGTTTCTTCCCGGAAAATACTGGGTTGTGACTGATTCTCTTATTGCGGTTCTTTTAAGCCTTTACATCCTGGGATCTTCAGGAAGGCTCCTCTACGGTACTGCCAACGAACTCATAGAAGCTTCCCTTGATGAAGAAAATAATCGGAAAATCAGGGAGATAATAAACCGGACAGAAGGAGTAATGGGGTCGGGAGAACTTAAAACCAGGAGAATAGGAAACGGGATTGCAATCAATGCCTGTATTACTGTAAATAGCTCTCTTAACATTCAGGAGGTTGCAGATATTGCAGACCTCGTGGAGGAGAGACTCAAAAAAACCTATGGGGAAGGCATATATACCCTTGTAAAAGCAGAACCTGCCCCTGAGAGGAGTTGTCCTTTCCAGAAAAAGCTCAGGGTCTTCGAGGAAGGACGAAACAAGATAATAGTATAA